Proteins from a single region of Tautonia marina:
- a CDS encoding metallophosphoesterase has protein sequence MPDPQRVLPLIRRAAMLSRATPGRVGSVVAIPPESVDDVMVVGDLHGNLIAFRKVLAVADLKTHPKRHLVLQELVHGDSFYPDEGGDRSHQLVDLVAALKCQFPERVHLILGNHELSELTNRPIAKNGVALNALFRAGVETAYGPMADTIIEAYHDLFRSLPLAVRCPNRVMLCHTLPDGKMLDDLDLEPLHTGVWPPSSMQRGGAVYAMTWGRDDRPETADRFAALVDADCFITGHQPCDDSFRVANHRQLIIDGTGPYPAYCLFPATEPVTVDSLKDGVRLIDLASG, from the coding sequence ATGCCCGACCCGCAACGCGTTCTTCCCTTGATCCGCCGCGCGGCAATGCTCTCTCGGGCCACTCCCGGCAGGGTCGGGAGCGTGGTGGCGATCCCTCCCGAGTCGGTCGATGACGTCATGGTCGTCGGCGATCTGCACGGCAACCTGATCGCCTTCCGCAAGGTCCTGGCCGTCGCCGATCTGAAGACCCACCCGAAGCGCCATCTCGTCCTGCAAGAACTCGTGCACGGCGACAGCTTCTACCCGGACGAGGGGGGAGACCGGTCGCATCAACTGGTCGATCTGGTCGCGGCCCTCAAGTGCCAGTTTCCTGAGCGCGTGCACCTGATTTTGGGCAATCACGAACTCTCGGAACTGACCAACCGACCGATTGCCAAGAACGGCGTGGCGCTCAATGCCCTGTTCCGGGCCGGGGTCGAGACGGCCTACGGCCCGATGGCCGACACCATCATCGAGGCCTACCACGACCTCTTTCGCTCCCTCCCGCTGGCCGTCCGATGCCCGAACCGGGTGATGCTCTGCCACACCCTGCCCGACGGCAAGATGCTCGACGATCTCGACCTCGAACCCTTGCATACGGGCGTCTGGCCCCCCTCCTCCATGCAGCGCGGCGGGGCCGTGTATGCAATGACCTGGGGACGCGACGACCGCCCCGAGACGGCCGACCGCTTCGCCGCCTTGGTCGATGCCGACTGCTTCATCACCGGGCACCAGCCCTGCGACGACAGCTTCCGCGTGGCCAACCACCGCCAGCTCATCATCGACGGCACCGGCCCCTATCCGGCCTACTGCCTCTTTCCTGCGACCGAGCCGGTCACGGTCGATTCCCTCAAGGACGGCGTCCGGCTGATCGACCTGGCCTCGGGATGA
- a CDS encoding DUF167 domain-containing protein, giving the protein MITLTAHADGTVIPVVAQPGAKRPGVLGERNGALRLAVSAPPDKGKANAALATLLAEVVGCKPSAIVLLSGPTSRQKRFLISGLTPDEVRNRLAATLPSTSSTKR; this is encoded by the coding sequence GTGATCACCCTGACGGCCCACGCCGATGGCACCGTCATCCCCGTCGTCGCCCAGCCCGGCGCGAAGCGTCCCGGCGTCCTCGGCGAGCGCAACGGTGCCCTCCGCCTCGCCGTCTCCGCCCCTCCGGATAAGGGCAAGGCGAATGCTGCCCTGGCGACCTTGCTGGCCGAGGTGGTTGGTTGCAAGCCGTCCGCAATTGTCCTTCTGTCCGGCCCGACGAGCCGCCAGAAGCGGTTCTTGATCTCCGGATTGACGCCGGACGAGGTTCGCAATCGCCTGGCGGCTACTCTGCCTTCCACCTCTTCGACGAAGCGCTAA
- the aroA gene encoding 3-phosphoshikimate 1-carboxyvinyltransferase, translating into MPDYPAEVTVTPLPSPPKATVRVPGSKSLTNRALVVAGLARGRSTLTGALDSDDTRVMIESLRRLGLSVEHDPASATIVIEGRGRHLPAESADLFVGNSGTTLRFLTAMVCVTRGTYRLDGVPRMRERPVADLLLALNRLGADARSEFDNGCPPVIVQADGLDGGYAEVRGDVSSQFLSGLLMALPCAKGPTTVEVMGTLVSKPYIAMTMEVMAAFGRRISNRDFKRFNVEPAPYSARSYAIEPDASAASYFFAAAAITGGSITVEGLGTESIQGDVGFVDLLEHMGCTVERSKSSITVTGNAPLVGIDVDMNAISDTVMTLAAVALFADGPTRIRNIAHIRHKETDRIAALAAELRKLGAEVDEQPDGLMIFPPSTITPARIQTYDDHRMAMSFALVGLKAKGVTILDPGCVAKTYPGFWDDLARLG; encoded by the coding sequence ATGCCGGACTACCCCGCCGAAGTGACCGTCACCCCCCTGCCCTCCCCCCCGAAGGCAACCGTCCGGGTGCCGGGGTCGAAAAGCCTGACGAATCGGGCGCTCGTGGTCGCCGGGCTGGCCCGAGGCCGGAGCACCCTGACCGGCGCCCTCGACAGCGACGACACGCGGGTGATGATCGAGAGCCTTCGCCGACTGGGCCTGAGCGTCGAGCACGATCCCGCCTCGGCCACGATCGTCATCGAAGGCCGGGGGCGGCACCTGCCGGCCGAATCGGCCGATCTGTTCGTCGGGAACTCGGGGACGACCTTGCGGTTCCTGACGGCAATGGTCTGCGTGACCCGGGGGACGTACCGGCTCGATGGCGTCCCCCGGATGCGCGAGCGTCCGGTGGCCGATTTGCTGCTGGCGCTCAACCGCCTCGGGGCCGATGCCCGGAGCGAGTTCGACAACGGTTGCCCGCCCGTGATCGTCCAGGCCGACGGGCTCGACGGCGGCTATGCCGAGGTCCGGGGGGACGTGTCGAGCCAGTTCCTCAGCGGCCTGCTGATGGCCCTGCCCTGCGCCAAGGGGCCGACGACGGTGGAGGTGATGGGCACGCTCGTCTCGAAGCCGTACATCGCCATGACGATGGAGGTGATGGCCGCATTCGGTCGTCGGATCAGCAACCGCGACTTCAAGCGGTTCAACGTCGAGCCGGCCCCCTACTCGGCCCGATCCTACGCGATCGAGCCCGACGCCTCGGCCGCCAGCTACTTCTTCGCCGCGGCGGCGATCACCGGCGGGTCGATCACCGTCGAGGGGCTCGGGACCGAGAGCATCCAGGGGGACGTCGGCTTCGTCGACCTCCTGGAGCACATGGGCTGCACCGTCGAGCGGTCGAAGTCGTCGATCACCGTCACCGGCAACGCGCCGCTCGTCGGGATCGACGTGGACATGAACGCCATCAGCGACACGGTGATGACCCTCGCCGCCGTCGCCCTCTTCGCCGACGGGCCGACCCGGATCCGCAACATCGCCCACATCCGGCACAAGGAAACCGACCGCATCGCCGCCCTCGCCGCCGAACTGCGCAAGCTCGGTGCCGAGGTGGACGAGCAGCCCGACGGCCTGATGATCTTCCCACCGTCAACCATCACCCCCGCCCGCATCCAGACCTACGACGACCACCGGATGGCCATGTCCTTCGCCCTCGTCGGCCTGAAGGCCAAGGGGGTGACGATCCTCGACCCCGGTTGCGTGGCCAAGACCTACCCAGGCTTCTGGGATGATCTGGCCCGCCTCGGCTGA
- a CDS encoding ABC-F family ATP-binding cassette domain-containing protein, with protein sequence MILASASGLGRQYTGDPIFTDLAFEIRAGERIGLVGPNGAGKTTLMRLLAGIDQPDMGRLNIRQGIRVSLLKQQPDFDPNKTLFEVARSGLASLLELQDELEEAAREMAEADDDADRERASRRYTDLQDQLEHQDAYAIEHRVEEIVSGLGFKTEEFHRPAGTFSGGQQSRLMLARLLLESPDLMLLDEPTNHLDVATVSWLEAYLSRQPTGMVIVSHDRYFLDATVTKIWELFQGRVDAYPGNYSQYWKLREERAKILERRAEKQAEQAAHLQKFIDKFSAGTRATQAKDKAKKLERVMSEDIELMRNITGPPMGFDEVVRSGDVVIEAKDLGKSYDKPLFSHLNLQVQRGQCVAIMGPNGAGKSTLIKTLIGRIKPDEGEVKLGHKVTVGYYDQGLESLPADTPVLRAVWPDDDPSWVMQDVRDLLGKFGLSGDLALQTVGKLSGGEKGKAALARLAATGANLLVMDEPTNHLDIWSCDALERTIREFEGTVLVVSHDRYFLNQVADRLIVVDGGRARVVEGDYEVYRRMLDQEAETLAARQRAADDRNGSAKGGGSSTATRSADTPPKGKKKKKYPYRKAADIEREIAEVEAEMGELEHALGLSETWKDADRARAAQERYDELAESIKALYEHWEEALEYNS encoded by the coding sequence ATGATCCTCGCTTCCGCCTCCGGACTCGGCCGCCAGTACACCGGCGACCCGATCTTCACCGATCTTGCGTTCGAAATCCGGGCCGGAGAGCGGATCGGCCTGGTCGGGCCGAACGGCGCGGGCAAGACCACCCTCATGCGCCTGCTCGCCGGCATTGATCAGCCCGACATGGGCCGTTTGAACATCAGGCAAGGCATCCGTGTCAGCCTTCTGAAGCAACAGCCCGACTTCGACCCGAACAAAACCCTGTTCGAGGTGGCCCGATCCGGCCTTGCCTCCTTGCTCGAACTGCAGGACGAACTCGAAGAAGCCGCCCGAGAGATGGCCGAGGCTGACGACGACGCCGACCGCGAACGTGCGTCCCGACGCTACACCGATTTGCAGGACCAGCTCGAACACCAGGACGCCTACGCCATCGAGCACCGGGTCGAGGAGATCGTCTCCGGCCTTGGATTCAAAACAGAGGAGTTCCATCGCCCCGCCGGCACCTTCTCCGGGGGGCAGCAATCGCGATTGATGCTGGCCCGGCTCCTGCTCGAAAGCCCCGATTTGATGCTTCTGGACGAGCCGACGAACCACCTCGACGTGGCCACCGTCTCCTGGCTCGAAGCCTACCTGTCGAGGCAGCCGACCGGCATGGTGATCGTCAGCCACGACCGCTACTTCCTCGACGCGACCGTGACGAAGATCTGGGAACTGTTCCAGGGGCGGGTCGACGCCTATCCCGGCAATTATTCCCAGTACTGGAAACTCCGCGAGGAACGGGCCAAGATCCTTGAACGACGCGCCGAGAAGCAGGCCGAGCAGGCCGCCCACCTCCAGAAATTCATCGACAAGTTCTCCGCCGGCACCCGGGCCACCCAGGCCAAGGACAAGGCGAAGAAGCTCGAACGGGTCATGTCGGAAGATATCGAGCTGATGCGGAACATCACCGGCCCACCGATGGGCTTCGATGAGGTCGTCCGCTCCGGAGACGTGGTGATCGAGGCCAAGGACCTGGGTAAGTCATACGACAAACCCTTGTTCAGCCACTTGAACCTCCAGGTCCAGCGCGGCCAGTGTGTCGCCATCATGGGGCCGAACGGCGCGGGCAAGTCCACGCTCATCAAGACCCTCATCGGCCGCATCAAGCCCGACGAAGGGGAGGTCAAGCTCGGCCACAAGGTCACGGTCGGCTACTACGACCAGGGGCTCGAATCCCTTCCGGCCGACACCCCCGTCCTCCGCGCTGTCTGGCCCGATGATGACCCATCCTGGGTCATGCAGGATGTCCGCGACCTGCTCGGCAAGTTCGGCCTCTCAGGAGACCTGGCCTTGCAAACCGTCGGCAAGCTCTCCGGCGGCGAGAAGGGCAAGGCCGCCCTGGCCCGACTGGCGGCCACGGGGGCGAACCTGCTGGTGATGGACGAGCCGACAAACCACCTCGACATCTGGTCGTGCGACGCCCTGGAGCGGACGATCCGGGAGTTCGAAGGAACTGTCCTCGTCGTCAGCCACGACCGCTATTTTCTCAACCAGGTGGCCGACCGGCTCATCGTGGTCGATGGCGGCCGCGCCCGGGTGGTCGAGGGGGATTACGAGGTCTACCGCCGGATGCTCGATCAGGAGGCCGAGACCCTCGCCGCCCGTCAGCGCGCCGCCGACGACCGCAATGGCTCAGCCAAAGGGGGCGGCTCCTCCACGGCGACTCGATCGGCCGACACCCCTCCGAAGGGAAAGAAAAAGAAAAAGTACCCCTATCGCAAGGCCGCCGACATCGAGCGCGAGATCGCCGAGGTCGAGGCCGAGATGGGCGAACTCGAACACGCCCTCGGCCTTTCCGAAACCTGGAAAGACGCCGATCGCGCTCGGGCCGCTCAGGAACGTTACGACGAGCTGGCCGAATCGATCAAGGCCCTTTACGAGCACTGGGAAGAGGCCCTGGAGTATAATAGCTAG
- a CDS encoding excinuclease ABC subunit UvrC — MPDPSPTTDANSSSKKTAPAEEGTSALRAKIRALPKTPGVYLMKDAQGRVIYIGKAKNLRSRVGSYFVKGAETDPRIRDWIGEVVDLDHLDADSEVDALLMEARLIKDIQPRHNADLKDDKSFPYLQITTGEDFPRVNFTREPRDRGVKLYGPFPRAKGLRGAIQVLQRIFKFRTCSLDIDEDDPRWRWFRPCLLHSINQCTAPCNLRIDKETYKKDIRRLRLFLEGKKDVVLREMEDEMKEASKALQFEKAARLRDELKALQNLNLRGNLEDHAQPEVFYQDPKKGLRGLQKVLNLPTTPRTIHGVDIAHLGGTETVGSLVTFIDGLPFKPGYRRYKIKSVKGVDDYASIREVVSRRIQGLQERDEPFPDIFLIDGGKGQLNAALDAFKALGVEVPTLISLAKQAEEIYVPGRPDPIVLSRRSFALRLLQYVRDESHRFAQHYHHMLRSKRTLGDDVT, encoded by the coding sequence ATGCCCGACCCCTCGCCGACAACCGACGCCAACTCCTCCTCGAAGAAGACCGCTCCTGCCGAGGAGGGAACCTCTGCGCTGCGCGCCAAAATCCGAGCCCTGCCGAAAACGCCCGGCGTCTATCTGATGAAGGACGCGCAGGGGCGCGTCATTTACATCGGCAAGGCCAAGAATCTGCGCAGCCGGGTCGGCTCCTACTTCGTCAAGGGGGCCGAGACCGACCCTCGGATCCGCGACTGGATCGGCGAGGTGGTGGATCTCGACCACCTCGACGCCGACAGCGAGGTCGATGCCCTGCTCATGGAAGCCCGGTTGATCAAGGACATCCAGCCGAGGCACAACGCCGACCTGAAGGACGACAAGAGCTTCCCCTACCTCCAGATCACCACCGGCGAGGACTTTCCCCGCGTCAACTTCACCCGAGAACCCCGCGACCGCGGCGTGAAGCTCTACGGACCCTTCCCCCGCGCCAAAGGGCTTCGCGGGGCCATTCAGGTGCTTCAACGCATTTTCAAATTCCGCACCTGCTCGCTCGACATTGATGAAGATGATCCAAGGTGGCGATGGTTCCGTCCCTGCCTCCTGCACTCGATCAACCAGTGCACCGCCCCCTGCAACCTCCGAATCGACAAGGAAACCTATAAAAAAGACATCCGCCGCCTCCGCCTCTTTCTCGAAGGCAAGAAGGACGTCGTCCTCCGCGAGATGGAAGACGAGATGAAGGAGGCCAGCAAGGCCCTCCAGTTCGAGAAGGCCGCCCGATTGCGCGATGAGCTGAAAGCCCTGCAGAACCTCAACCTCCGCGGGAATCTCGAAGACCACGCCCAACCCGAGGTCTTCTACCAGGATCCAAAGAAGGGGCTCCGCGGCTTGCAGAAGGTCCTGAACCTCCCGACCACCCCCCGCACGATTCACGGCGTCGACATCGCCCACCTCGGCGGCACCGAGACGGTCGGCTCGCTCGTCACCTTCATCGACGGCCTCCCCTTCAAGCCCGGCTATCGGCGCTACAAGATCAAGAGCGTCAAGGGAGTCGATGACTACGCCTCGATCCGCGAGGTCGTCTCCCGCCGCATCCAGGGGCTTCAGGAACGGGACGAGCCTTTCCCCGACATCTTCCTCATCGACGGCGGCAAGGGGCAGCTCAACGCCGCGCTCGACGCCTTCAAGGCCCTCGGCGTCGAGGTCCCCACGCTCATCTCCCTCGCCAAGCAGGCGGAAGAAATCTACGTCCCCGGCCGGCCCGACCCCATCGTCCTCTCCCGCCGATCGTTCGCACTCCGCCTGCTGCAATATGTCCGCGACGAGTCGCACCGCTTCGCCCAGCATTATCATCACATGTTGCGATCGAAGCGAACCCTCGGCGATGATGTGACTTGA
- a CDS encoding SPL family radical SAM protein — translation MELAIAEPEQGMLGRSVPMPSVRQVRRRGPLLRPARGGVQESGLYGFDLTAGCAMGCAFCFVKGTVRDPGPGRLLFDPGVVEAIGPAIEALDVPPKRVVLSPSSDPLPPIREIRSATLRIIEQLLERGIEVVLMTRGRVTRDLARLLGSAPDRVRVAVGVTTLGRSLSRALEPMAPLGPRRLKGIECLIEAGVPVEARIEPLIPGLTETRENLRPLLRELGKIGVREAMAHYAFLQPAVIPSLREALTPLGHAERLVDLYEGGPVFSVGEAGATKHVPLDARREGLARVIAWGAEFGLIVTTGSAQNPDLPRLDAATPRGEDSGPNPRSPERKKPIREPATV, via the coding sequence ATGGAGCTTGCGATCGCGGAACCGGAGCAGGGGATGCTCGGTCGATCGGTGCCGATGCCGAGCGTGCGGCAGGTCCGACGGCGGGGGCCCTTGTTGCGACCGGCTCGGGGAGGGGTGCAGGAGTCGGGGCTTTATGGATTCGACCTGACGGCCGGGTGCGCGATGGGGTGCGCGTTCTGCTTCGTGAAGGGGACGGTGCGCGATCCAGGGCCGGGGCGGTTGCTGTTCGATCCGGGGGTGGTTGAGGCGATCGGCCCGGCGATTGAGGCGCTCGACGTGCCGCCGAAACGGGTGGTGTTGAGCCCGAGTAGTGATCCGCTGCCGCCGATCCGGGAGATTCGGTCGGCAACGCTCCGGATCATCGAGCAATTGCTTGAGCGGGGGATCGAGGTCGTTTTGATGACCCGAGGGCGTGTGACGCGGGACCTGGCGCGGTTGCTCGGGTCGGCTCCGGATCGGGTGCGGGTGGCGGTGGGTGTGACGACGCTCGGCCGATCCCTGAGCCGGGCGCTGGAGCCGATGGCCCCCCTGGGGCCTCGCCGGCTGAAGGGGATCGAATGCCTGATCGAGGCCGGGGTTCCGGTTGAGGCCCGGATTGAGCCGTTGATCCCCGGCCTGACCGAAACGAGGGAGAATCTCCGGCCGTTGCTCCGGGAACTGGGGAAAATCGGCGTCCGCGAGGCGATGGCGCACTACGCCTTCTTGCAACCGGCGGTGATCCCCTCACTTCGGGAGGCACTGACGCCGCTTGGTCATGCCGAGCGTCTGGTGGACCTTTACGAAGGGGGGCCGGTGTTTTCGGTCGGCGAGGCCGGAGCGACGAAGCACGTGCCGCTCGATGCGCGTCGGGAAGGCTTGGCGCGGGTCATTGCCTGGGGGGCCGAGTTCGGATTGATCGTGACGACGGGCTCTGCCCAGAATCCGGACCTGCCCCGGCTGGATGCCGCAACGCCCAGGGGAGAGGATTCTGGACCGAATCCTCGATCACCTGAACGCAAGAAACCCATCCGAGAACCGGCCACGGTATAA
- a CDS encoding DUF2262 domain-containing protein, which yields MSEHEAIDDPVLGRLRWDAVRGEWVFAFTVPSGKSVRVGITPEDSRLPLEHQGLTEIRDCVSWIVINEPSIRAFIADHMFEGWKSGWYDEEIDEVITKEGFQEAISMSGVSILEDRVATLYYNDAGLFGGHAIVLSVRGRGEHFIDEPQLWG from the coding sequence ATGTCCGAGCACGAGGCTATCGATGATCCTGTCCTGGGGAGGCTGAGATGGGATGCCGTCCGTGGAGAATGGGTCTTTGCGTTCACCGTTCCGAGCGGAAAGTCAGTCCGAGTTGGCATTACCCCTGAGGACAGCCGTCTACCTTTGGAACATCAGGGCTTAACGGAAATCCGGGATTGTGTCAGTTGGATTGTGATCAACGAACCTTCCATTCGAGCCTTTATTGCAGATCATATGTTCGAGGGCTGGAAAAGTGGTTGGTACGACGAGGAAATCGACGAAGTGATCACAAAAGAGGGATTTCAAGAAGCCATTAGCATGTCAGGGGTCAGCATTCTGGAAGATCGAGTTGCTACGCTCTACTACAACGACGCTGGGCTTTTCGGCGGTCACGCGATCGTATTGTCCGTGAGAGGAAGGGGCGAGCATTTCATTGATGAACCTCAACTCTGGGGCTGA
- a CDS encoding YggS family pyridoxal phosphate-dependent enzyme codes for MIEDRIRENLDRVRGRIAEAARRSGRAPDAVRLVAVTKKNPPERILPLIAHGQLDLGENFPQELWKKVEALADQPVRWHLIGHLQTNKAKRTAAMVHLIHSVDSLKLLRLIDALESPPAVLLQANCSGEEAKHGWSPEAMLAEAEAIASCARVPIVGLMTMAGYDTTNEEARPTFALLRDLRDQMRSRTGLDLPELSMGMSGDFEAGIEEGATLVRVGSALFEGLDAP; via the coding sequence ATGATTGAGGATCGCATTCGAGAGAACCTGGACCGCGTCCGCGGTCGGATCGCCGAGGCCGCCCGCCGATCGGGCCGCGCCCCCGATGCCGTCCGGCTGGTCGCGGTCACGAAGAAGAACCCGCCCGAGCGGATCCTGCCGCTCATCGCCCACGGGCAGCTCGACCTGGGCGAGAACTTCCCCCAGGAGCTCTGGAAGAAGGTCGAGGCGCTGGCCGATCAGCCCGTCCGCTGGCACCTGATCGGCCACCTGCAAACGAACAAGGCCAAGCGCACCGCGGCGATGGTCCACCTGATCCACAGCGTCGACTCGCTCAAGCTGCTCCGCCTGATCGACGCCCTAGAGTCTCCCCCCGCCGTCCTGCTCCAGGCCAATTGCTCGGGCGAGGAGGCCAAGCACGGCTGGTCTCCCGAGGCGATGCTCGCCGAGGCCGAGGCCATCGCCTCCTGTGCTCGCGTCCCGATCGTCGGCCTGATGACGATGGCCGGCTACGACACGACCAACGAGGAGGCCCGCCCCACCTTCGCCCTGCTCCGCGACCTGCGCGACCAGATGCGCTCACGCACCGGCCTCGACCTCCCCGAGCTTTCGATGGGCATGTCCGGCGACTTCGAGGCCGGCATCGAGGAAGGGGCCACGCTCGTCCGCGTCGGCTCGGCCCTGTTCGAGGGGCTCGACGCGCCGTGA